Proteins found in one Bacillus subtilis subsp. subtilis str. 168 genomic segment:
- the ysmB gene encoding putative transcriptional regulator (mother cell's gene expression during sporulation) (Evidence 3: Putative function from multiple computational evidences; PubMedId: 26577401; Product type r: regulator) yields MTSKPLEHVADIEKSLRHIAAIIKQKGREILNQYAITPPQFVGLQWLYELGDMTIGELSGKMYLACSTTTDLIDRMQKNELVERVKDPADRRVVRIHLLPEGERIIQEVITKRQEYLRDMFESFTDEEIAIFEKSLMKLQHEMKRK; encoded by the coding sequence ATGACATCAAAACCTTTGGAGCATGTTGCGGATATTGAAAAGTCACTCCGCCACATTGCCGCGATCATTAAGCAAAAAGGACGAGAAATCCTTAACCAATATGCGATTACGCCGCCGCAATTTGTCGGCTTGCAATGGCTTTATGAATTAGGAGATATGACAATCGGTGAATTATCGGGCAAAATGTATCTGGCATGCAGCACGACAACGGACTTAATCGACCGCATGCAAAAAAATGAGCTTGTTGAGCGGGTCAAGGACCCGGCGGACAGACGTGTTGTCAGGATACATCTGCTGCCTGAAGGAGAACGGATTATCCAAGAGGTCATTACAAAAAGACAGGAATATCTGCGTGATATGTTCGAATCGTTTACAGATGAAGAAATAGCCATCTTCGAAAAATCTTTGATGAAACTGCAGCATGAAATGAAGAGAAAATGA
- the gerE gene encoding transcriptional regulator required for the expression of late spore coat genes (Evidence 1a: Function from experimental evidences in the studied strain; PubMedId: 11243786, 11418558, 11741866, 14702409, 17172339, 20435725, 21670523, 26790838; Product type cp: cell process), with protein sequence MKEKEFQSKPLLTKREREVFELLVQDKTTKEIASELFISEKTVRNHISNAMQKLGVKGRSQAVVELLRMGELEL encoded by the coding sequence GAAGGAGAAAGAATTTCAATCGAAGCCGCTGCTAACGAAAAGAGAAAGAGAAGTGTTCGAATTGCTCGTTCAAGATAAGACAACAAAGGAGATTGCAAGCGAGCTATTTATCAGTGAGAAAACCGTTCGAAACCATATTTCAAATGCCATGCAGAAATTGGGTGTGAAAGGGCGTTCGCAAGCCGTTGTTGAGCTTCTTAGAATGGGTGAGCTAGAGCTTTAA